In Candidatus Zixiibacteriota bacterium, the DNA window GCACCATGCTGGAAATAAGCGAAAGATTGTACGGATGGCTGCTCGAGCGGGTGCAGATTTCGCGTTTCCATTTCGGGTCCGCGAGGTCCTCGTACCGCGCAAGCTCCCCGCCCTTTATGCGGTTCTTATCGTACCCTAGAACGCGGGCGCGGGCGGAGAAGCCGAACCACTTGTTGTCCGGGTCTCTATAGTGAGAGGGAATCCTTTGAACAAGGGCCGCCGATACGACCGGGGCGAAAATACCCGCCTGATCGGCGCGCCATAGGCGCGCGACGTCGACGGTAAGGAACACGTCCGCAGGGCTGTTCCTTCCTTCCGCCTTGATGCGCTCGAAAAGTGCGTCCTCGCCCCCTTCGATCCGGTCGATCCGGATGCCGGTGGCCTTGGTAAATCCGGCGTAAAAGGCTTCATCGGTCTGATAATGCCGGGCCGTGTAAAGATTGAGGATTTTTTCCTGGCCATAGACGTCGCCAGTCAGGAGAAACGCCGAACACAGTCCGCCAATGACCACCCTGATGCAGCTTCTTCCGGTTCGAGACTGGATCATGGCCCCTCCGAAGTTTGGTATTACTAATCCCAAACATTCGCTTAATCGAATTTAGGGAATTTGTCAATATAGATACAATGGCTTCGGTCGAGCGTTTCAGCCCATGACGAGCCGTGGTCAACCCAGGAAGGCCTCCGGGCTCCCGGTTGAATACCGGCCCCCAGCGAATCTGGAATACGGTCGTGGGCCGTACTGCTCGAAGCTCTGCGGGCCCGACCGGACGATTTATCGCGTGATCTGAGCGGGAGGGTGGCGGGGCCGATCAGTCGTGGTCGGAAGAAGCCGGAAAGGCAACCACGTTTGGAAGATGAACTTCAACCGTGACCCGATGGCCTACCGGCCAGTGCACGGGCTGGCGCTGCTCCAGATGGACGGTAGCTCCGGAAGGCAGCCGCAAACGATACAGTATCTCGCCGCCGAGGAATTCCCGCTCCTCGACAGTGGCCGGAACGCCGCCGGGTTTCGAGTTGACCGATTCGTGGCGGATCATGAGCTTTACCGGCCCTTCGGGAAGGTCTGGAGGGCGAGGGAAATTTCCGATCTCGGTCCGGATCTCGTCCCCGGAGACGATCCCGGGAATGAAATCGGCGTAGCCGACGAAGTTAGCGACAAAGGGCGTGCGGGGCGCGTAGTAGATGTCCTCCGGTGTTCCGATCTGCTGCAGTTCGCCGTTACGGATCACGGCAACCTGGTCCGCCATTCCCAGAGCTTCCTCCTGGTCGTGGGTCACCAGAATAGACGCGGCGCCTAAATGGCGGAGGATCCGGGCGACCTCCCGGCGCATCTGCGGGCGTAGCTCAGGATCGAGCCCGTTGAAAGGCTCGTCGAGCAGGATCACGCCGGGACGAGGGGCCAGTGCCCGCGCCAGAGCGACTCTTTGCTGCTGACCGCCCGAGAGCTCGTGCGGATACCGCTCGGCGCAGTGTTCCAGCCCTGTCAGGCGAAGAAGTTCAGCCACCCGGCTTTCACGCTCTTTTTTCGGGGCCTTGTGCAGACCAAGCCGGACATTTTGAGCCACGGTCAAGTGGGGAAACAAGGCGTAGTCCTGAAAAACCATGCCCACGCCGCGATCTTCGGGCGGAACCCATACCGAACGGGCGGTGTCGACAACCAAGCGTTCCTTTATGATGATCCGTCCGTGGTCGGGGCGCTCCAGGCCGGCTATCAGTCGGAGCAGCGTGGTCTTCCCGGAGCCGGATGGTCCGAGAAGCGCGAGAATTTCTCCGGCCGAAACCCGAAGATCGCAGTCCTTTACCGCTGAGGTTCCGTTGAAGCTTTTGCTGATCCGTTCCATCTCGATGGCCGTCATGGAACCGTATAAATACCCGATGCGCGGGGGGAATTCCAGGACAGCCGGCTTTGGCGTGGCCGTGATGCCTGAAAGACGCGGCGACGTGTGAGGCGACAGCTTGATCTTCGGCTGTCCCTGAGATACTAATTTGAAAAAGCCGGCTTCGGGTACTCGAAGAAAAATTTTTCGCCATTACAAAAATCCGGCGACGCTGATTGAGCAAATGATAAATGCACCGAAGGTCAGCCAGGCGCTCGAAGACTACCTGAAGGCGATCTATCAGCTTTCAGAAGAAGCGACGGGGCCGGTCATCGCCGCGCGCGTCGCGGCCGAGACGGGCGTGTCCCCGTCGACGGTCTTTGCGACCCTGCGGCGTCTGGCAAAGGAAGGCTACGTGACGATCAACCGTCGGAAGGAGATTCACCTGACGCCCGACGGCACCAAGGTGGCGGAAAATATCGTGCGTCGTCATTTTCTGACGGAGCGTTTTCTAACCGATTTGCTCGGGCTGGATTGGGTCAAGGCACATCAGGAGGCGCATCGGCTCGAGCATGCGATTTCCGAGGAAGTGGAAGAGAGGCTGGCGAAACTGCTCGACTATCCAACTACGTGTCCGCATGGGAATCCCATCCCGGGAGCCAGCACAAGTCCTCCGCCCAAAACGATACCGCTGAGCGAAACAGTCGACGGGCAGGAAGTCGTGTTCGATCTGATAACCGAAGTTGGAGAACGCGACGTGCGCCTGCTCCGCTTCCTCCAGGAGCACGGGCTGCGCCCCGGGACGAAAATTCAAGTGCTGGAGGTCGCGCCGTCGCTCGGCATGATCACGATCAAGGTTGGCGATGATAAATTTTCGCTGGGTATCGAAGGCGCAAAAAAGATTCGCGTTCACTGACCAGCCGGTCGGGCCGCACCGGCTCCGGTTCTCGTGACCTCATCGAATGCGGACGACGCGGCCCGAGGCGAGCTTTTGAACGGTTGAACGGCGCCAAGCGCCGAGCGGAAAGGTTATGCCCGGCGTGCGTTTCCCTCGGCCAAGAGGGTTTCGAGGAGATCGATCTGCTCGCTCAACGAGGCATCGCGATCCAGAAGGATGAGCTCCCGCCCTTGAAGCCGGCAACGGCCGCTGCGTGCGCGGTATCCCACCTCGCGGAGGAACTTTTCAGTTCGGACTTCGATATTCTTTTCCTTGGCCGCCAGGATCAGTTCATGCATCCGGGCCTCGTATCGAGTTTTCGAACGTCCCATGGAAAATTGCCTGGATATCTTGTGTCGGATTGCTATTATGTCGGATTGGCCGGGGGTTGTAAATCGAGGCAGCGCGGTTTAGCTGCAAATCGAGCGGCTCTTACAGACGAGGGCTTCGTGGCCGGTCGCCGGCTCGCGGCTCGAGGAAAACCGGAGGGGCCATGATCAAGAACATTTTGATTCCCCTCGACGGCTCCGAGCATTCCAAGGCAGCCCTGGAGTACGCGCTCTGGATGGCCGAAAAGTTCAACGGCACCCTCCTGGGACAGCACATCATCGACACGATCTCCATCGAAGGCACTTTTTTCCATGACATCTCCGGTTCGCTCGGTTTCGAGCCGTACCTCGACTTTTCCACCAGGATGCGCGAGATCCTGGAGGAGCGGGGCAAGTTGATCCTCGAAGATTTCGCGGAGCGGTGCCGGCGTCGCGGCGTGCGCTACCAGACCTGCCTCGACATGGGGCTCGTCGCCAACGAAATTTGCGAGCGGTCCAAGCTCGCCGATCTGGTGGTAATCGGGCATCGCGGAATCAACGAGGACTTTTCGACCGGAATGCTGGGAACGACGGCGGAAACGATCACCCGGAAATGTCCCCGGCCGGTCTTCGTTTCGACGAAGCGATTCGTCAACATCGAAAAGCCGTTGCTCGCCTACGACGGCAGCCAGCGGGCGAGCGCGGCGATGGAGTCGGCCGCCGAGTTCTGCACGGTCCTTCGCCTGCCGCTGACCGTGTTGTATGTCGCCAAGGAGGAAAAAGCCGCCGAGGCGGTGCTGCACCAGGCCCGGGCTTACTTCGGCGCTTACGCCATCGACGTCGACTACCAGACCGTGCGCGGGTACCCGGAACAACGGATCATCGAGCACCTCGTGGATTTCGGCCACGACCTGCTCTTCATCGGAGCCTACGGCCATCGCCGCATCATCGAGATGGTGCTGGGAAGCACGACGGAGTACGTGCTCCGGAAGAGTCCCTGTCCGGTTTTCCTCAACCGTTGATCCGGCCGAACATCGGAGCAAGCCATGAGATTTCGCGCCGCCGCCGTTCAAATGCTCGCCGGAGATGACAAAGCAGCCAATCTCCGGGAAGCCGAGCGCTGGGTCCGCCGGGCAGCAGCGGAAGGCGCACGCCTGGTGGCGCTCCCGGAAGTGTTCAACTGGCGCGGGGAAAGGCGGCGCGAGCGAGAGGCCGCCGAGCCGATTCCCGGACCCACTTCCTCTGCCATGGGGAGCCTCGCGCGAGAGCTGAAGATCTTTCTCCTCGCCGGCTCGCTCCTCGAGGCCATTCCCGGGAGCGACAAGGCCTACAACAGCAGCCTTCTTTTCGGTCCCTCGGGGGAGCTTTTGGCGCGCTACCGCAAAATCCATCTGTTCGATGTCGACCTTGCCCGAGGAGTCTCGGTGCGGGAGTCCGACACGCGCGCCTTCGGGGAGACCCCGGTCGTCGCGCGAACCGAATCGGGGGTATTGGGACTCACGATCTGTTACGACCTCCGATTTCCCGAGCTGTACCGTCGGCTCGCAGCCGACGGAGCCGAGGTGATTTGCGTCCCCTCCGCCTTCACTGCTTACACCGGCCGGGCGCACTGGGAGGTCTTGCTTCGTGCTCGGGCGATCGAGAACCAGGTCTATGTGATTGCGCCCGATCAATTCGGCAAGAGCCCGAAGAGCTTTGAGACTCACGGCCATTCGATGATCGTCGATCCATGGGGGAGAGTTTTGGCTGAGCTCCCCGACGGTCCGGGCGCGGTCGTCGCCGAGATCGACCTGAGCTTGCTCGCGCAAATCCGAGCGGAGTTGCCCGCACTCGCCCACCGAAGAATCCTCTAGCCGCCTCGTCGGCGTCGCGCGCCGACGGTTGCTTATAAATTGAGCGCGTCGCCCAGTCCGTAGGCAGAACGCGGCCCGTACTGCTTCCGTTTCTTTTTCTCCGTTGCGCAAAATCGGAACGTTTTTCCGGTCTTACCGCGTTTCTTCGATGGCGGCGCAGGCTGGCACCGGTGTTGCTCAAAAGTGGCGAAGCGGGGTTTCAGTTTTTTCGCCGGTCAAAATCAAAGGAGCTCTTCATGAAGATGATCGAGGCCATCATCAAGCCCTTCAAGCTCGAAGAAGTCAAGGAAGCGCTGACGCGGATCGGG includes these proteins:
- a CDS encoding Fe(3+) ABC transporter substrate-binding protein, encoding MIQSRTGRSCIRVVIGGLCSAFLLTGDVYGQEKILNLYTARHYQTDEAFYAGFTKATGIRIDRIEGGEDALFERIKAEGRNSPADVFLTVDVARLWRADQAGIFAPVVSAALVQRIPSHYRDPDNKWFGFSARARVLGYDKNRIKGGELARYEDLADPKWKREICTRSSSHPYNLSLISSMVLHLGEEKATQWARGVAGNLARSPRGGDTDQLLAVGAGECAVAISNHYYYVRLMRSKKAEDQTVVKKVGLVWPNQMDRGTHVNISGGGMLRHAPHPEAAVRFLEYLASDEAQTLFAKGNNEWPTVKGVKLANPALESLGHFKADSLPLANLGKTQATAQRIADKVGWK
- a CDS encoding ABC transporter ATP-binding protein, with translation MTAIEMERISKSFNGTSAVKDCDLRVSAGEILALLGPSGSGKTTLLRLIAGLERPDHGRIIIKERLVVDTARSVWVPPEDRGVGMVFQDYALFPHLTVAQNVRLGLHKAPKKERESRVAELLRLTGLEHCAERYPHELSGGQQQRVALARALAPRPGVILLDEPFNGLDPELRPQMRREVARILRHLGAASILVTHDQEEALGMADQVAVIRNGELQQIGTPEDIYYAPRTPFVANFVGYADFIPGIVSGDEIRTEIGNFPRPPDLPEGPVKLMIRHESVNSKPGGVPATVEEREFLGGEILYRLRLPSGATVHLEQRQPVHWPVGHRVTVEVHLPNVVAFPASSDHD
- a CDS encoding metal-dependent transcriptional regulator, which produces MKKPASGTRRKIFRHYKNPATLIEQMINAPKVSQALEDYLKAIYQLSEEATGPVIAARVAAETGVSPSTVFATLRRLAKEGYVTINRRKEIHLTPDGTKVAENIVRRHFLTERFLTDLLGLDWVKAHQEAHRLEHAISEEVEERLAKLLDYPTTCPHGNPIPGASTSPPPKTIPLSETVDGQEVVFDLITEVGERDVRLLRFLQEHGLRPGTKIQVLEVAPSLGMITIKVGDDKFSLGIEGAKKIRVH
- a CDS encoding universal stress protein encodes the protein MIKNILIPLDGSEHSKAALEYALWMAEKFNGTLLGQHIIDTISIEGTFFHDISGSLGFEPYLDFSTRMREILEERGKLILEDFAERCRRRGVRYQTCLDMGLVANEICERSKLADLVVIGHRGINEDFSTGMLGTTAETITRKCPRPVFVSTKRFVNIEKPLLAYDGSQRASAAMESAAEFCTVLRLPLTVLYVAKEEKAAEAVLHQARAYFGAYAIDVDYQTVRGYPEQRIIEHLVDFGHDLLFIGAYGHRRIIEMVLGSTTEYVLRKSPCPVFLNR
- a CDS encoding carbon-nitrogen hydrolase family protein, which encodes MRFRAAAVQMLAGDDKAANLREAERWVRRAAAEGARLVALPEVFNWRGERRREREAAEPIPGPTSSAMGSLARELKIFLLAGSLLEAIPGSDKAYNSSLLFGPSGELLARYRKIHLFDVDLARGVSVRESDTRAFGETPVVARTESGVLGLTICYDLRFPELYRRLAADGAEVICVPSAFTAYTGRAHWEVLLRARAIENQVYVIAPDQFGKSPKSFETHGHSMIVDPWGRVLAELPDGPGAVVAEIDLSLLAQIRAELPALAHRRIL